A region from the Pseudomonas sp. P8_229 genome encodes:
- a CDS encoding glucose/quinate/shikimate family membrane-bound PQQ-dependent dehydrogenase, whose protein sequence is MSTESASSRGRLLPSLLGILLLLMGLAMLAGGVKLSMLGGSLYYLLAGIGIALTGILLLLRRRAALGLYAIVLFASTVWALWEVGLDWWQLVPRLALWFVLGIVMLLPWFRRPLLLAGPAPMGTGGLSIAVVLAGVTALASLFTHPGETFGELGRDTADMTSTAPQMPDGDWQAYGRSEFGDRYSPLKQITPANVGKLQEAWRIQTGDLPTADDPVELTNENTPLKANGMIYACTAHSKVLALDPDTGKELWRFDPQIKSPVGFKGFAHMTCRGVSYYDEAAYAKSENAASAIISEAGKAVAQACPRRLYLPTADARLIALNADTGKICEGFGKNGVVDLTQGIGPFTAGGYYSTSPAAITRDLVIMGGHVTDNESTNEPSGVIRAFDVRDGHLVWNWDSDKPDATEPLAPGEIYSRNSANMWSLASVDEKLGMVFLPLGNQTPDQWGADRTPGAEKFSAGIVALDLATGKVRWNYQFTHHDLWDMDVGSQPTLLDMKTADGVKPALIAPTKQGSLYVLDRRDGTPIIPIKEIPVPQGAVKGDHTAPTQARSDLNLLAPELTEKAMWGASPFDQMLCRIQFKELRYEGQYTPPSEQGSLIYPGNVGVFNWGGVSVDPVRQMLFTSPNYMAFVSKMIPRAEVAADSKRESETAGIQPNTGAPYAVTMHPFMSPLGVPCQAPAWGYVAGIDLTTGKVVWKRKNGTSRDSSPIPIGFTLGVPSMGGSMVTAGGVGFLSGTLDQYLRAYDVNSGKELWKSRLPAGGQATPMTYTGKDGKQYVLLVVGGHGSLGTKMGDYVIAYKLPE, encoded by the coding sequence ATGAGCACCGAAAGTGCTTCGAGTCGGGGCCGTCTGCTACCGAGCCTGCTCGGCATACTGCTTCTACTGATGGGCCTGGCCATGCTGGCCGGGGGAGTCAAGCTGAGCATGCTCGGCGGCTCGCTGTACTACCTGCTGGCCGGTATCGGCATTGCGCTGACCGGCATTCTGTTGCTGCTGCGTCGTCGCGCAGCGCTGGGCCTGTACGCCATTGTGCTGTTTGCCAGCACGGTCTGGGCCCTGTGGGAAGTCGGTCTGGACTGGTGGCAACTGGTGCCACGTCTGGCCCTGTGGTTCGTCCTCGGCATCGTGATGTTGCTGCCGTGGTTCCGTCGTCCACTGCTGCTCGCAGGCCCGGCGCCGATGGGCACTGGCGGTCTGAGCATTGCCGTGGTTCTGGCCGGCGTCACCGCTTTGGCCAGCCTGTTCACCCACCCGGGCGAAACGTTCGGCGAGCTGGGCCGCGACACCGCAGACATGACCAGCACCGCGCCGCAAATGCCTGATGGCGACTGGCAGGCCTATGGCCGCAGCGAATTCGGCGACCGTTACTCGCCGCTCAAGCAGATCACCCCGGCCAACGTCGGCAAGTTGCAAGAAGCCTGGCGCATCCAGACCGGCGACCTGCCGACCGCTGATGACCCGGTCGAGCTGACCAACGAAAACACCCCGCTCAAAGCCAACGGCATGATCTATGCCTGCACCGCGCACAGCAAAGTGCTGGCTCTGGACCCGGACACCGGCAAGGAACTGTGGCGCTTCGACCCGCAGATCAAGAGCCCGGTCGGCTTCAAGGGCTTCGCCCACATGACTTGCCGTGGCGTGTCGTACTACGACGAAGCCGCTTACGCCAAGTCTGAAAACGCAGCCTCCGCCATTATCTCCGAAGCCGGCAAAGCCGTTGCTCAAGCCTGCCCGCGTCGCCTGTACCTGCCAACCGCTGATGCGCGCCTGATCGCTCTGAACGCCGACACCGGCAAGATCTGCGAAGGCTTCGGCAAAAACGGCGTGGTCGACCTGACCCAAGGCATCGGCCCGTTCACCGCCGGTGGCTACTACTCCACCTCGCCTGCGGCGATTACCCGTGATCTGGTGATCATGGGCGGTCACGTTACCGACAACGAATCGACCAACGAGCCATCGGGCGTGATCCGCGCCTTCGACGTGCGCGACGGCCACCTGGTGTGGAACTGGGACAGCGACAAGCCGGACGCCACCGAGCCATTGGCCCCGGGCGAAATCTACAGCCGCAACTCGGCCAACATGTGGTCGCTGGCCAGCGTCGACGAAAAACTCGGCATGGTCTTCCTCCCACTGGGCAACCAGACCCCAGACCAGTGGGGCGCTGACCGCACCCCAGGCGCCGAGAAATTCAGCGCCGGCATCGTTGCTCTGGACCTGGCCACCGGTAAAGTGCGCTGGAACTACCAGTTCACCCACCACGACCTGTGGGACATGGACGTTGGCAGCCAGCCAACCCTGCTCGACATGAAAACCGCCGACGGCGTGAAACCTGCGCTGATCGCTCCGACCAAACAGGGCAGCCTGTACGTCCTCGACCGTCGTGACGGCACGCCGATCATCCCGATCAAGGAAATCCCGGTACCGCAAGGCGCCGTGAAAGGCGACCACACCGCGCCGACCCAGGCCCGTTCGGACCTCAACCTGCTGGCCCCGGAACTGACCGAAAAAGCCATGTGGGGCGCCAGCCCGTTCGACCAGATGCTGTGCCGCATCCAGTTCAAGGAACTGCGCTACGAAGGCCAGTACACGCCTCCGTCGGAGCAAGGCAGCCTGATCTACCCGGGTAACGTCGGTGTGTTCAACTGGGGCGGCGTTTCGGTCGACCCGGTTCGCCAGATGCTATTCACCAGCCCGAACTACATGGCCTTCGTCTCGAAGATGATCCCGCGTGCCGAAGTGGCCGCCGACAGCAAGCGCGAAAGCGAAACTGCCGGCATCCAGCCGAACACTGGCGCACCATACGCCGTGACCATGCACCCGTTCATGTCGCCATTGGGCGTACCATGCCAGGCCCCGGCCTGGGGTTACGTCGCCGGTATCGACCTGACCACCGGCAAAGTCGTGTGGAAACGCAAGAACGGCACCAGCCGCGACAGCTCGCCAATCCCGATCGGCTTCACCTTGGGCGTGCCGAGCATGGGCGGCTCGATGGTGACTGCTGGCGGCGTCGGCTTCCTCAGCGGCACCCTCGACCAGTACCTGCGCGCCTACGACGTGAACAGCGGTAAAGAGCTGTGGAAATCGCGTCTGCCTGCGGGCGGCCAAGCGACTCCAATGACCTACACCGGCAAGGACGGCAAGCAATACGTCCTGCTCGTAGTCGGCGGTCACGGCTCGCTGGGCACCAAGATGGGTGACTATGTGATTGCGTACAAACTGCCGGAATAA
- a CDS encoding protease inhibitor I42 family protein, whose product MSPTRLFIPLALSLLAACATQPKHNVAVEKQSECPVRLTNGQNLIIMLPSNPTTGYRWAIQDSAGGVLRALSPEVYSNPEDAGVVGAAGLSTWRFQAFAPGTGRLRLTSQQPWAPEVLPVETFDCAISVN is encoded by the coding sequence ATGTCCCCCACTCGCCTGTTTATCCCCCTCGCCCTCTCGCTGCTGGCCGCGTGCGCCACGCAGCCGAAACACAACGTGGCCGTGGAAAAACAAAGCGAATGCCCCGTACGGCTCACCAACGGGCAAAACCTCATCATCATGCTGCCAAGCAACCCGACCACCGGTTACCGCTGGGCCATTCAGGATTCCGCTGGCGGCGTGTTGCGCGCGCTCAGCCCCGAGGTCTACAGCAATCCGGAAGATGCCGGAGTCGTCGGCGCTGCGGGCCTGTCGACCTGGCGCTTCCAGGCCTTCGCCCCCGGCACCGGGCGCCTGCGCCTGACCTCGCAACAACCATGGGCACCAGAAGTGCTGCCAGTGGAAACCTTTGACTGCGCCATTTCGGTGAACTGA
- a CDS encoding PadR family transcriptional regulator, which yields MRDHHSPHREHGDGRDGFEKRPGRERGGRGPRVFAPGDLKLLLLALIAEQPCHGYDLIRQIEGMFDGAYSPSPGVIYPTLTFLEESDLISGDADAGKKRYSATDAGRLSLSEQAVALDGVRMRIDVSKRSLRGHDRPPEIHEAVHNLRHALQLHHGRWSAEEIQRVAALLNDTAKAIVDGPAVQSAPEKAE from the coding sequence ATGAGAGACCATCATTCCCCCCACCGCGAGCACGGTGACGGCCGCGACGGCTTCGAGAAACGCCCCGGACGCGAACGCGGTGGTCGTGGCCCACGAGTCTTCGCCCCCGGCGACCTGAAATTGCTGCTGCTGGCACTGATTGCCGAACAGCCTTGCCACGGTTATGACCTGATCCGCCAGATCGAAGGCATGTTCGATGGCGCTTACAGCCCAAGCCCCGGCGTGATTTACCCGACACTGACCTTTCTGGAAGAAAGCGATTTGATCAGCGGCGACGCCGATGCCGGCAAAAAGCGCTACAGCGCGACTGACGCCGGTCGTTTGTCCCTAAGTGAGCAAGCCGTCGCGCTGGATGGCGTGCGCATGCGTATCGACGTCAGCAAGCGCTCGTTGCGCGGCCATGACCGGCCGCCGGAAATCCACGAAGCGGTGCACAACCTGCGCCACGCGTTGCAACTGCACCACGGGCGCTGGAGCGCCGAAGAAATCCAGCGAGTTGCCGCGCTACTCAACGACACCGCCAAAGCCATCGTCGACGGCCCCGCCGTTCAATCTGCCCCGGAGAAAGCCGAATGA
- the lon gene encoding endopeptidase La produces MSDQQEFPDNPDDYTEAEHIEHTSSGKGLALPGQNLPDKVYVIPIHNRPFFPAQVLPVIVNEEPWAETLDLVSKSDHHSLALFFMDTPQEDPRHFNTGALPEYGTLVKVHHASRENGKLQFVAQGLSRVRIKTWLKHHRPPYLVEVEYPHQPTEPTDEVKAYGMALINAIKELLPLNPLYSEELKNYLNRFSPNDPSPLTDFAAALTSATGPELQEVLDCVPMLKRMEKVLPMLRKEVEVARLQKEISAEVNRKIGEHQREFFLKEQLKVIQQELGLTKDDRSADLEQFEQRLEGKVLPAQVQKRLEEEMNKLSILETGSPEYAVTRNYLDWATSVPWGVYGEDKLDLKHARKVLDKHHAGLDDIKDRILEFLAVGAYKGEISGSIVLLVGPPGVGKTSVGKSIAESLGRPFYRFSLGGMRDEAEIKGHRRTYIGAQPGKLVQALKDVEVMNPVIMLDEIDKMGQSYQGDPASALLETLDPEQNVEFLDHYLDLRMDLSKVLFVCTANTLDSIPGPLLDRMEVIRLSGYITEEKVAIAKRHLWPKLLEKAGVSKGSLSISDSALKALIDGYAREAGVRQLEKQMGKLVRKAVMKLIDDPKAVIKLGPKDLEASLGHPVFRNEQVLSGTGVITGLAWTSMGGATLPIEATRIHTLNRGFKLTGQLGEVMKESAEIAYSYVSSHLKQFGGDAKFFDEAFVHLHVPEGATPKDGPSAGVTMASALLSLARNQPPKKGVAMTGELTLTGHVLPIGGVREKVIAARRQKIFELILPEPNRGNFEELPDYLKEGITVHFAKKFADVAKILF; encoded by the coding sequence ATGAGCGACCAGCAAGAATTCCCGGACAACCCAGACGACTACACCGAAGCCGAACACATCGAACACACCTCCTCCGGCAAAGGCCTCGCCCTGCCCGGCCAGAACCTGCCGGACAAGGTCTACGTCATCCCGATCCACAACCGCCCGTTCTTCCCGGCCCAAGTGCTGCCGGTCATCGTCAATGAAGAACCCTGGGCCGAGACCCTGGATCTGGTCAGCAAATCCGACCACCACTCCCTGGCCCTGTTCTTCATGGACACGCCCCAGGAAGACCCGCGCCACTTCAACACCGGCGCCCTCCCCGAATACGGCACGCTGGTCAAAGTCCATCACGCCAGCCGCGAAAACGGCAAACTGCAGTTCGTCGCCCAAGGCCTGAGCCGTGTGCGCATCAAGACCTGGCTCAAACACCATCGCCCGCCGTATCTGGTGGAAGTCGAATACCCGCACCAGCCGACCGAGCCGACCGACGAGGTCAAGGCCTACGGCATGGCGCTGATCAACGCGATCAAGGAACTGCTGCCGCTCAACCCGCTGTACAGCGAAGAGCTGAAGAACTACCTCAACCGCTTCAGCCCCAACGACCCGTCGCCGCTGACCGACTTCGCCGCCGCCCTCACTTCGGCCACCGGCCCCGAGCTGCAGGAAGTGCTCGACTGCGTGCCGATGCTCAAGCGCATGGAAAAAGTCCTGCCGATGCTGCGCAAGGAAGTCGAAGTCGCACGCCTGCAAAAAGAGATTTCGGCGGAAGTTAACCGCAAGATTGGCGAGCATCAGCGCGAGTTCTTCCTCAAGGAACAACTCAAGGTGATCCAGCAGGAACTCGGCCTGACCAAGGACGACCGTAGCGCCGACCTCGAACAGTTCGAACAGCGCCTCGAAGGCAAAGTCCTGCCGGCGCAGGTGCAAAAACGCCTCGAAGAGGAAATGAACAAGCTGTCGATCCTCGAGACCGGTTCGCCGGAGTACGCGGTCACCCGCAACTACCTCGACTGGGCGACGTCGGTGCCGTGGGGCGTGTATGGCGAGGACAAACTCGACCTCAAGCACGCGCGCAAGGTGCTCGACAAACACCACGCGGGCCTGGACGACATCAAGGACCGCATCCTCGAGTTCCTCGCGGTCGGTGCCTACAAAGGCGAAATCAGCGGTTCCATCGTGCTGCTGGTCGGCCCGCCGGGCGTGGGTAAAACCAGCGTCGGCAAATCCATCGCCGAATCCCTCGGCCGGCCGTTCTACCGCTTCAGCCTCGGCGGCATGCGCGACGAAGCCGAGATCAAGGGCCACCGTCGCACCTACATCGGCGCGCAACCGGGCAAACTGGTGCAGGCGTTGAAAGACGTCGAAGTGATGAACCCGGTGATCATGCTCGACGAAATCGACAAGATGGGCCAGAGCTACCAGGGCGACCCGGCCTCGGCGCTGCTGGAAACCCTCGATCCGGAACAGAACGTCGAATTCCTCGACCATTACCTCGACCTGCGCATGGACTTGTCGAAAGTCCTGTTCGTCTGCACCGCCAACACCCTCGATTCGATCCCAGGCCCACTGCTCGACCGGATGGAAGTGATTCGCCTGTCGGGCTACATCACCGAAGAAAAAGTCGCCATCGCCAAGCGTCACCTGTGGCCGAAACTGCTGGAAAAGGCCGGCGTGTCCAAGGGCAGCCTGAGCATCAGCGACAGCGCGCTCAAAGCCTTGATCGACGGTTATGCCCGCGAAGCCGGCGTGCGCCAGCTGGAAAAGCAAATGGGCAAACTGGTGCGCAAAGCGGTGATGAAGCTGATCGACGATCCGAAAGCAGTGATCAAACTCGGGCCGAAAGACCTCGAAGCGTCACTGGGTCACCCGGTGTTCCGCAACGAGCAAGTGCTGTCCGGCACCGGCGTGATTACCGGCTTGGCCTGGACCAGCATGGGCGGCGCCACGTTGCCGATCGAAGCCACACGAATTCACACGCTCAACCGGGGTTTCAAACTCACCGGGCAACTCGGTGAGGTGATGAAGGAATCGGCGGAGATCGCCTACAGCTACGTCAGCTCGCACCTGAAACAGTTCGGCGGTGACGCGAAGTTCTTCGACGAAGCCTTTGTCCACTTGCATGTGCCGGAAGGCGCGACACCGAAGGACGGCCCGAGCGCCGGCGTGACCATGGCCAGCGCCCTGCTCTCGCTTGCGCGTAATCAGCCGCCGAAAAAAGGCGTGGCGATGACTGGCGAACTGACGCTGACCGGGCATGTGCTGCCGATTGGCGGCGTGCGCGAGAAGGTGATTGCGGCAAGAAGGCAGAAGATTTTCGAGCTGATTCTGCCGGAACCGAATCGGGGGAATTTTGAGGAACTGCCGGATTATTTGAAGGAGGGGATTACCGTGCATTTCGCGAAGAAATTTGCCGATGTGGCGAAGATCCTGTTCTGA
- a CDS encoding CS1 type fimbrial major subunit yields the protein MLKKLAFAAPLTVLAMSASMAFAATEAKHSISIVAHVPADDFYAVPVDADLVNKDQDMSYNPATASMREVNGHFDVLHTAGKVHARLEGVPKLIGGSNTIDLKVELNGKTLTTTSQEVVGEAESNTRYRAPFKISASGAKPKAGDYTGVVMLVVEPSV from the coding sequence ATGCTCAAGAAACTCGCCTTTGCCGCCCCTCTGACTGTATTGGCCATGAGCGCCTCGATGGCGTTTGCCGCCACTGAAGCCAAACACTCCATCAGTATTGTGGCGCACGTACCGGCTGATGACTTCTATGCGGTGCCGGTGGATGCCGATCTGGTCAACAAGGATCAGGACATGAGCTACAACCCGGCCACCGCTTCGATGCGCGAAGTCAACGGACACTTCGATGTGCTGCACACCGCCGGCAAGGTTCACGCCCGTCTGGAAGGCGTACCGAAGCTTATCGGTGGCAGTAACACCATCGACCTGAAAGTCGAACTCAACGGCAAGACGTTGACCACCACCTCCCAGGAAGTGGTCGGCGAGGCCGAGTCCAATACCCGCTACCGCGCGCCCTTCAAGATCAGTGCGAGCGGCGCCAAGCCAAAAGCTGGCGACTACACCGGCGTGGTCATGCTGGTCGTAGAACCTTCGGTCTGA
- a CDS encoding Pr6Pr family membrane protein, translated as MDAVLRRRLIMVIASLGWAGLSIQLYLIFLARLSVDASLLGGLVSFFSYFTVLTNTLVASVLTCAVTRRESAAQRWFLQPWVSSGVAVSIAVVNLAYSFLLRHLWHPEGWQFIADELLHDVMPLLFLGYWWCCVPKGTLRLWHLPVWLIYPLVYFVYALLRGHLLGAYAYPFIDVTLLGYAQVFINAGGILAGFVLIGLLVIGLDRWRSAWH; from the coding sequence ATGGACGCCGTTTTGCGGCGACGCCTGATCATGGTCATCGCCAGCCTCGGCTGGGCCGGATTGAGCATTCAGCTGTACCTGATTTTCCTTGCGCGCCTGAGTGTCGACGCCAGTCTGCTGGGTGGCTTGGTGAGCTTCTTCAGCTACTTCACAGTACTGACCAATACCCTGGTGGCGAGCGTGCTGACCTGCGCGGTAACCCGGCGCGAATCCGCTGCGCAACGCTGGTTTCTGCAGCCTTGGGTCAGTAGCGGGGTGGCGGTCAGCATCGCGGTGGTCAATCTGGCCTACAGCTTTTTGCTGCGGCATTTGTGGCATCCCGAGGGGTGGCAGTTTATCGCTGATGAATTGCTGCACGACGTGATGCCGCTGCTGTTTCTCGGCTACTGGTGGTGCTGCGTGCCCAAAGGTACGTTGCGCCTTTGGCACCTGCCGGTGTGGTTGATTTATCCGCTGGTGTACTTCGTTTACGCCCTGCTGCGCGGGCATCTGCTGGGCGCGTATGCGTACCCGTTCATTGATGTGACCCTGCTGGGTTATGCACAAGTGTTCATCAATGCCGGGGGGATTTTGGCGGGGTTTGTGCTGATTGGTTTGCTGGTAATCGGCCTCGACCGCTGGCGGTCAGCGTGGCATTGA
- a CDS encoding carbohydrate porin, with product MPDFSFSRDSAISALRLIGGCTALGLATYAQAAPAFDSDSPWMLGDWNGTRNELSEKGYDFKLDYTGEMGSNLHGGYDHDRTARYSDQFGLGTHLDLQKILGWDDAEFQLTLTKRSGNNISNDRINDPRVGGFTSAQEVWGRGQTTRLTQMWYQQKFFDQKLDIKVGRFGEGEDFNSFPCDFQNLAFCGSQVGNWVGGIWYNWPVSQWALRVKYHLTPELYAQVGAYEQNPSNLDRGNGFKLSGSGTQGAVLPVELVWTPKLNGLPGEYRAGYYYSSAKASDVYKDQNGQPAALSGEAYRSASSKHGVWFGAQQQVTSIASDHSRGLSVFANATMHDKKTNAIDNYVQAGVVYKGPFDARAKDDIGFALARVHVNPAFRKNAEASNQANAVYDYDDPSFLPPQDTEYSAELYYGVHLANWLTVRPNLQYIRHPGGVNNVDDALIGGIKIQSSF from the coding sequence ATGCCTGATTTTTCCTTCTCCCGAGACAGCGCTATCTCAGCCCTGCGCCTGATCGGTGGCTGCACCGCGCTCGGCCTCGCCACCTACGCCCAGGCGGCCCCCGCCTTCGACAGCGACTCACCGTGGATGCTCGGTGACTGGAACGGCACCCGTAACGAACTCTCGGAAAAAGGCTACGACTTCAAACTCGATTACACCGGCGAAATGGGCAGCAACCTGCACGGCGGCTACGACCACGATCGCACCGCGCGCTACAGCGACCAGTTCGGCCTGGGTACGCACCTGGACCTGCAGAAAATCCTTGGCTGGGACGATGCCGAATTTCAACTGACCCTCACCAAGCGCAGCGGCAACAACATCAGCAACGACCGGATCAACGATCCGCGCGTTGGCGGCTTCACCTCGGCGCAGGAAGTCTGGGGCCGTGGCCAGACCACGCGCCTGACACAGATGTGGTATCAGCAGAAATTCTTCGACCAGAAGCTCGACATCAAGGTCGGCCGCTTCGGTGAAGGCGAAGACTTCAACAGCTTCCCGTGCGACTTCCAGAACCTGGCGTTCTGCGGCTCGCAGGTCGGCAACTGGGTCGGCGGCATCTGGTACAACTGGCCGGTCAGCCAGTGGGCACTGCGGGTCAAATATCACCTGACGCCGGAGCTGTACGCGCAGGTCGGCGCCTACGAGCAGAACCCGTCGAACCTCGATCGCGGCAACGGCTTCAAACTCAGCGGCAGCGGCACCCAGGGCGCCGTGTTGCCGGTCGAGCTGGTCTGGACCCCCAAGCTCAATGGCCTGCCGGGCGAATACCGCGCCGGTTACTACTACAGCAGCGCCAAGGCCTCTGACGTCTATAAAGACCAGAACGGCCAGCCTGCCGCGCTGAGCGGCGAAGCCTACCGCAGCGCCTCAAGCAAGCACGGCGTGTGGTTCGGCGCCCAGCAGCAAGTCACCAGCATCGCCAGCGACCACTCGCGCGGCCTGAGCGTGTTCGCCAACGCCACGATGCACGACAAGAAAACCAACGCGATCGACAACTACGTGCAGGCCGGCGTCGTCTACAAAGGCCCGTTCGATGCCCGCGCCAAGGACGACATCGGTTTCGCCCTGGCCCGCGTGCACGTCAATCCAGCCTTTCGCAAAAACGCCGAAGCGAGCAATCAGGCCAACGCGGTCTACGACTATGACGATCCGTCCTTCCTGCCGCCGCAGGACACCGAATACAGCGCCGAACTCTATTACGGCGTGCACCTCGCCAACTGGCTGACCGTACGCCCGAACCTGCAATACATCCGCCACCCCGGTGGCGTGAACAACGTCGACGATGCCCTGATCGGCGGGATCAAGATCCAGTCATCGTTCTAA
- a CDS encoding lysoplasmalogenase, whose protein sequence is MGWLILALMGAVTFLYGVSTHAALLCLLVKPLPVLALLGWLHDAPPSDYRRWISLGLIFSLLGDVLLAWPGDLFVFGLGAFLVAHLAYLKAYLSDCKRLAILPLVLALAVGAVLLGLLVSSGLGPLLVPVIVYGTAISAMLWRALARLGTDVPKRSALLAACGALAFVFSDSVIGIDRFVLPFHAAPYVIILSYWLGQWGIAASAFSQSKRASL, encoded by the coding sequence GTGGGCTGGCTGATTCTGGCGCTGATGGGCGCGGTGACGTTTCTCTACGGTGTCAGCACCCATGCGGCGTTACTGTGTCTGTTGGTCAAACCATTACCAGTGCTGGCGCTGCTCGGCTGGCTCCACGATGCGCCGCCCAGCGACTATCGCCGCTGGATCAGTCTGGGTCTGATTTTCTCGCTGCTGGGTGATGTGTTGCTCGCTTGGCCGGGGGATTTGTTTGTATTCGGCCTTGGCGCGTTTCTGGTCGCGCATCTGGCGTATCTGAAGGCTTATCTGAGTGACTGCAAGCGTCTGGCGATATTGCCGCTGGTGCTTGCCCTCGCAGTCGGTGCGGTGCTGTTGGGGCTTCTGGTTTCCAGCGGGCTCGGACCTTTACTGGTGCCAGTGATCGTCTACGGCACAGCAATCAGTGCGATGCTGTGGCGCGCGCTCGCTCGTCTCGGCACTGACGTACCCAAGCGTTCGGCGCTGCTGGCGGCCTGCGGCGCGCTGGCGTTTGTGTTCTCGGACAGCGTGATTGGTATTGATCGCTTTGTGTTGCCATTCCACGCCGCACCTTACGTCATCATCCTCAGCTACTGGCTGGGCCAATGGGGCATCGCCGCCTCGGCGTTCTCTCAAAGTAAACGCGCCAGCCTTTAA
- a CDS encoding VF530 family DNA-binding protein, whose translation MNDHTPDPLHGVTLEQILNALVAHYEWSGLAERIDIRCFKSDPSIKSSLTFLRKTPWAREKVERLYVKLMRTKRPV comes from the coding sequence ATGAACGACCACACTCCTGATCCGCTGCATGGCGTCACCCTCGAACAGATCCTCAATGCGCTGGTGGCGCATTACGAATGGTCGGGGCTGGCCGAGCGCATCGATATCCGCTGTTTCAAGAGCGACCCGAGCATCAAGTCGAGCCTGACGTTCCTGCGCAAAACCCCCTGGGCACGGGAGAAGGTCGAGCGTTTGTACGTGAAACTTATGCGCACCAAGCGTCCGGTCTGA
- a CDS encoding siderophore-interacting protein, whose protein sequence is MTAVDTQTIHRVMHEIKRRKLEVLRVVDLTPRMRRITLGGPELAGFISLGTDDHVKLLFPQNAEQTAALETLVLGAGKSDVPMPEMRDYTPRRYDLEKLELDIDFVLHGDGPASTWAEQAQPGQFLHIGGPRGSMIVPDIFDSYLLIGDETALPAIARRLEGLAAHRKALVVIEVENGAEQQVLGSAAQVNVIWVLREGGKDNLLTTVKQLQVPKGNLYAWVATETKVSRQIRRVLIDEHGLDEQLIKAVGYWRAEGTPEEE, encoded by the coding sequence ATGACTGCAGTCGATACCCAAACCATTCACCGCGTGATGCACGAAATAAAACGCCGCAAGTTAGAGGTGTTGCGCGTGGTCGACCTGACCCCACGCATGCGCCGCATCACCCTCGGCGGGCCGGAACTGGCCGGGTTCATCAGCCTGGGCACGGACGATCACGTCAAGCTGCTGTTCCCGCAGAACGCCGAACAAACCGCTGCGCTGGAGACCCTGGTGCTGGGCGCTGGCAAAAGCGACGTACCGATGCCCGAGATGCGCGACTACACCCCGCGTCGTTACGACCTGGAAAAACTCGAACTGGACATCGATTTCGTCCTGCACGGCGACGGCCCTGCCTCGACCTGGGCCGAGCAGGCCCAACCCGGGCAATTTCTGCACATCGGCGGGCCGCGCGGTTCGATGATCGTGCCGGACATCTTCGACAGCTACCTGCTGATCGGCGACGAAACTGCCCTGCCCGCCATCGCCCGGCGTCTCGAAGGCCTGGCGGCCCATCGCAAGGCGCTGGTGGTGATCGAGGTAGAAAACGGTGCCGAGCAACAGGTGCTGGGGAGCGCAGCGCAGGTCAATGTGATCTGGGTGCTGCGTGAAGGCGGCAAGGACAACCTGCTGACCACCGTCAAACAGTTGCAGGTGCCCAAGGGCAATCTGTATGCGTGGGTGGCGACCGAGACCAAGGTTTCGCGGCAGATCCGCCGGGTGCTGATTGATGAGCATGGGCTGGATGAGCAGCTGATCAAAGCCGTCGGCTACTGGCGTGCCGAAGGTACTCCTGAAGAGGAATGA